One Comamonas endophytica DNA window includes the following coding sequences:
- a CDS encoding D-alanyl-D-alanine carboxypeptidase family protein, producing the protein MTLIRTLRVLAATAAIAPALALAQISLPQPPEIAARNYLLVDVTANQVLGAKDIDAPIEQASLTKLMTGYLVFDALRAKKITLEQRFPVSERAWKMPGSRMFIDPKMQVPVDDLIKGMIVQSGNDATVALAEGVGGSLENFVRLMNEQAKALGMKGTNYKNPEGLTEPGHLTTARDLSILAQRLMQDFPEYMHYYATKQYHYEGTPASNGTNRNTLLFRDPTVDGLKTGHTAAAGYCLVSTSKRTMPQVGERRLLSIVLGAASANSRATESQKLLNWGYTAFDSVKLFDAGQPVATPAVWKGQASTIQIGQAKPIVVTVPAGSGGKLKTEVVRQDPLIAPFTKGQAMGTLKVTLDDKVVAEVPLVALEAVEQAGFFGRLWDAIRLWIK; encoded by the coding sequence ATGACCCTCATCCGCACCTTGCGTGTACTTGCCGCGACCGCGGCAATCGCGCCTGCCCTTGCCCTCGCCCAGATCAGCCTGCCCCAGCCGCCCGAGATCGCCGCCCGCAACTACCTGTTGGTCGATGTGACGGCCAACCAGGTGCTGGGCGCCAAGGACATCGACGCCCCCATCGAGCAGGCCTCGCTGACCAAGCTGATGACCGGCTACCTGGTGTTCGATGCGCTGCGCGCCAAGAAGATCACGCTCGAGCAGCGCTTCCCGGTCAGCGAGCGCGCCTGGAAGATGCCCGGCTCGCGCATGTTCATCGACCCGAAGATGCAGGTGCCCGTCGACGACCTGATCAAGGGCATGATCGTGCAGTCGGGCAACGACGCCACTGTGGCGCTGGCCGAGGGCGTCGGCGGTTCGCTGGAAAATTTCGTGCGCCTGATGAACGAGCAGGCCAAGGCCCTGGGCATGAAGGGCACGAACTACAAGAACCCCGAAGGCCTGACCGAGCCGGGCCACCTGACGACGGCGCGCGACCTGTCCATCCTGGCGCAGCGTCTGATGCAGGACTTCCCCGAGTACATGCACTACTACGCGACCAAGCAGTACCACTATGAAGGCACGCCCGCGTCGAACGGCACCAACCGCAACACGCTGCTGTTCCGCGACCCCACCGTCGACGGCCTGAAGACCGGCCATACCGCCGCGGCTGGCTATTGCCTGGTGTCCACATCCAAGCGCACCATGCCGCAGGTCGGCGAGCGCCGCCTGCTGTCGATCGTGCTGGGCGCGGCCAGCGCCAACTCGCGCGCCACCGAAAGCCAGAAGCTGCTGAACTGGGGCTACACCGCCTTCGATTCGGTCAAGCTGTTCGACGCCGGCCAGCCGGTGGCCACGCCCGCGGTCTGGAAGGGCCAGGCCAGCACCATCCAGATCGGCCAGGCCAAGCCGATCGTCGTCACGGTGCCCGCGGGCTCGGGCGGCAAGCTCAAGACCGAGGTCGTGCGCCAGGATCCGCTGATCGCGCCCTTCACCAAGGGCCAGGCCATGGGCACGCTCAAGGTGACGCTGGACGACAAGGTCGTGGCGGAAGTGCCGCTGGTGGCACTGGAGGCGGTCGAGCAGGCAGGCTTCTTCGGCCGGCTGTGGGATGCGATCCGTCTTTGGATCAAGTGA
- a CDS encoding alpha/beta hydrolase, which produces MNAQTERLTLTGAAGAIEALRDAPQLTAGQAPRGVAVIAHPHPLFGGSMDNKVVQTLARAFVQSGFTAVRFNFRGVGASAGTYDAGGAELQDLLEVVRQVAPEGPIALAGFSFGAFVTSHALAQLWPEGRIERAVLVGTATSRFSVAPVPPEAQQRTLVIHGEADDTVELASVMDWARPQILPVTVVPGGGHFFHGQLPLLKSLVVRHLLPGL; this is translated from the coding sequence GTGAATGCCCAGACCGAACGCTTGACCCTGACGGGCGCCGCCGGCGCCATCGAGGCGCTGCGTGACGCCCCCCAACTGACCGCAGGCCAGGCGCCGCGCGGCGTCGCCGTCATCGCCCATCCGCACCCGCTGTTTGGCGGCAGCATGGACAACAAGGTGGTGCAGACCCTGGCACGCGCCTTCGTGCAAAGCGGTTTCACCGCCGTGCGCTTCAACTTCCGCGGCGTGGGCGCCAGCGCCGGCACCTACGATGCGGGCGGGGCCGAGCTGCAGGACCTGCTCGAGGTCGTGCGCCAGGTCGCGCCCGAAGGCCCGATCGCGCTGGCCGGCTTCTCCTTTGGCGCCTTCGTGACCAGCCATGCGCTGGCGCAGCTGTGGCCCGAGGGGCGGATCGAGCGCGCGGTGCTGGTCGGCACGGCCACCAGCCGCTTCAGCGTCGCGCCAGTGCCGCCCGAGGCCCAGCAGCGCACGCTGGTGATCCACGGCGAGGCCGACGATACCGTGGAGCTGGCCTCGGTCATGGATTGGGCGCGCCCGCAGATACTCCCTGTCACAGTTGTTCCAGGGGGCGGCCATTTCTTTCACGGACAATTGCCGCTGCTCAAGAGCCTGGTGGTGCGCCACCTGCTGCCGGGGCTGTGA
- a CDS encoding (2Fe-2S) ferredoxin domain-containing protein — protein MAQRQGTEEGPPRTDGAVPLGGSGVSRSGESNYYARHIFFCLNERQNGEDCCALHGAKAAFDRCKSQVKAAGLSGPGKVRVNKAGCLDRCAGGPVAVVYPEGTWYTFVDNDDIDEIVESHLKNGQIVERLLTPPELGR, from the coding sequence ATGGCCCAGCGGCAGGGCACCGAGGAAGGGCCGCCCCGCACCGACGGTGCCGTCCCCCTGGGGGGAAGCGGCGTGAGCCGCTCAGGGGAGAGCAACTACTATGCCCGCCATATTTTCTTCTGCTTGAACGAGCGTCAAAACGGTGAGGACTGCTGCGCGCTGCATGGCGCCAAGGCCGCTTTCGACCGCTGCAAGTCCCAGGTCAAGGCCGCGGGCCTGTCCGGCCCGGGCAAGGTGCGCGTCAACAAGGCCGGCTGCCTGGATCGCTGCGCGGGCGGGCCGGTGGCCGTGGTCTATCCCGAAGGCACCTGGTACACCTTTGTGGACAATGACGATATCGACGAGATCGTCGAGTCGCATCTGAAGAACGGCCAGATCGTCGAGCGCCTGCTCACGCCGCCGGAACTCGGCCGCTGA
- a CDS encoding VanZ family protein: protein MHKTSAWPLALVYAALIVFASLFPFAGWRAQGINPWVFFSADIPPPYWTWFDVNINIVGYGPLGFLLALALLRSDAPRAAVPVAALAGTLLSAAMEFLQIYLPRRVPSNMDLALNAAGTLLGALLALALERLGAIDRWSLFRARWFTAQARGAIVLLVLWPVALLVPAAVPFSLGQVFERLESFLTELLEGTPFLDWLPLRDTPLVPLSPGGELLCEVLGLLAPCLLAYCVVPNIGRRAVLAVLGVGLGIAATALSAALSYGPVHAWEWLGLPAHLAIWFALALAAALIALPARACAAVLLLVLMWQLSLLNQAPTSAYFAQTLQTWEQGRFIRFYGLGQWLGWLWPYAALVYVLLMVARRERTSSKG, encoded by the coding sequence GTGCACAAGACTTCCGCCTGGCCGCTGGCGCTGGTGTATGCGGCGCTGATCGTCTTCGCCAGCCTGTTTCCCTTCGCCGGCTGGCGCGCCCAGGGCATCAACCCCTGGGTGTTCTTCTCGGCCGACATTCCCCCTCCGTACTGGACCTGGTTCGACGTCAACATCAACATCGTCGGCTACGGCCCGCTGGGCTTCCTGCTGGCGCTGGCGCTGCTGCGCTCCGATGCGCCACGCGCGGCGGTGCCGGTCGCGGCCCTCGCGGGCACGCTGTTGTCGGCGGCCATGGAGTTCCTGCAGATCTACCTGCCGCGGCGCGTGCCCTCCAACATGGACCTGGCGCTGAACGCCGCCGGCACGCTGCTCGGCGCGCTGCTGGCGCTGGCGCTCGAGCGCCTGGGCGCCATCGACCGCTGGAGCCTGTTCCGCGCGCGCTGGTTCACGGCCCAGGCGCGCGGCGCCATCGTGCTGCTGGTGCTCTGGCCCGTGGCGCTGCTGGTGCCGGCGGCGGTGCCTTTCAGCCTGGGCCAGGTGTTCGAGCGCCTCGAGTCCTTCCTGACCGAGCTGCTCGAGGGCACGCCCTTTCTCGACTGGCTGCCGCTGCGCGACACGCCGCTGGTGCCGCTGTCGCCGGGCGGCGAGCTGCTGTGCGAGGTGCTGGGCCTGCTGGCGCCCTGCCTGCTGGCCTATTGCGTGGTGCCCAACATCGGGCGCCGCGCGGTGCTGGCGGTGCTGGGCGTCGGGCTGGGCATCGCGGCTACGGCGCTGTCGGCCGCGCTGAGCTACGGTCCCGTGCATGCCTGGGAATGGCTGGGGCTGCCGGCCCATCTGGCGATCTGGTTCGCGCTGGCGCTGGCCGCCGCGCTGATCGCGCTGCCCGCGCGCGCCTGCGCGGCGGTGCTGCTGCTGGTGCTGATGTGGCAGCTGAGCCTGCTCAACCAGGCGCCGACCAGCGCCTATTTCGCGCAGACGCTGCAGACCTGGGAGCAGGGGCGCTTCATCCGCTTCTATGGCCTGGGCCAGTGGCTGGGCTGGCTCTGGCCCTATGCCGCGCTGGTCTACGTGCTGCTCATGGTGGCGCGGCGCGAGCGCACATCCTCCAAGGGGTAG
- a CDS encoding CopD family protein encodes MLWVKAFHIVFVASWFAGLFYLPRIFVNLAMVTPGSVAERERLILMARKLLRFTTLLAVPALLLGLWLWQGYGIGRGPGNGWMHAKLLAVLLAVGYHHACARLLRKFIDDVNQRSHRWYRWFNEVPVLLLVAAVVLVVVKPF; translated from the coding sequence ATGCTATGGGTCAAAGCTTTTCATATCGTGTTCGTTGCGAGCTGGTTCGCGGGACTTTTCTATCTGCCGCGGATCTTCGTGAACCTGGCCATGGTGACGCCCGGATCGGTGGCCGAGCGCGAGCGCCTGATCCTGATGGCGCGCAAGCTGCTGCGCTTCACCACGCTGCTGGCCGTGCCGGCGCTGCTGCTGGGCCTGTGGCTGTGGCAGGGCTACGGCATCGGCCGCGGGCCCGGCAACGGCTGGATGCATGCCAAGCTGCTGGCCGTGCTGCTGGCGGTGGGTTACCACCATGCCTGCGCGCGGCTGCTGCGCAAGTTCATCGATGACGTGAACCAGCGCAGCCACCGCTGGTACCGCTGGTTCAACGAGGTGCCGGTGCTGCTGCTGGTCGCGGCGGTGGTGCTGGTCGTCGTCAAACCCTTCTGA
- the hemB gene encoding porphobilinogen synthase, with amino-acid sequence MHLSSPTPFPHNRPRRLRRDPFTRNLVRENVLTAHDLIYPVFVHEGTQRREAVPSMPGVDRLSLDLLLPVAEECVKLEIPVLALFPAIDAGLKTPDGKEALNPDGLIPRVVRALKKEFPGLGVMTDVALDPYTSHGQDGLLDASGYILNDETVEILIGQALAHAEAGVDMIAPSDMMDGRIAAIREALENHGHIHTRIMAYSAKYASAFYGPFRDAVGTRGALGKADKNVYQMDPGNSDEALREVALDLAEGADMVMVKPGMPYLDIVRRVKDEFKVPTFAYQVSGEYAMVKAAAANGWVDHDAVMMESLLAFKRAGADGVLTYFAIDAAKKLRGIL; translated from the coding sequence ATGCATCTTTCCAGCCCCACCCCCTTTCCCCACAACCGCCCGCGGCGCCTGCGCCGCGATCCGTTCACGCGCAATCTGGTGCGCGAGAACGTGCTGACGGCCCACGACCTGATCTACCCGGTGTTCGTGCACGAGGGGACGCAGCGGCGCGAGGCCGTGCCCTCCATGCCCGGCGTGGACCGCCTGAGCCTGGACCTGCTGCTGCCGGTGGCCGAGGAATGCGTGAAGCTCGAGATCCCGGTGCTGGCGCTGTTCCCGGCCATCGATGCCGGCCTCAAGACACCGGACGGCAAGGAGGCGCTCAACCCCGACGGCCTGATCCCGCGCGTCGTGCGTGCGCTGAAGAAGGAATTCCCCGGCCTGGGCGTGATGACCGACGTGGCGCTCGATCCCTACACCAGCCACGGCCAGGACGGCCTGCTGGACGCCTCGGGCTACATCCTCAACGACGAGACCGTCGAGATCCTCATCGGCCAGGCGCTGGCGCATGCCGAGGCCGGCGTCGACATGATCGCGCCCAGCGACATGATGGACGGGCGCATTGCCGCCATCCGCGAGGCGCTGGAGAACCACGGCCACATCCACACCCGCATCATGGCCTACAGCGCCAAGTACGCGAGCGCGTTCTACGGGCCCTTCCGCGATGCCGTGGGCACGCGCGGCGCGCTCGGCAAGGCCGACAAGAACGTCTACCAGATGGACCCAGGCAACAGCGACGAGGCGCTGCGCGAGGTCGCGCTGGACCTGGCCGAAGGCGCCGACATGGTGATGGTCAAGCCCGGCATGCCGTACCTGGACATCGTGCGCCGCGTGAAGGACGAGTTCAAGGTGCCGACCTTTGCCTATCAGGTGTCCGGCGAGTACGCGATGGTCAAGGCCGCGGCCGCGAACGGCTGGGTGGACCATGACGCGGTGATGATGGAAAGCCTGCTGGCCTTCAAGCGCGCGGGTGCCGATGGTGTCTTGACCTATTTCGCCATCGACGCCGCAAAGAAATTGCGCGGCATCCTCTGA
- a CDS encoding magnesium transporter CorA family protein → MRTLHIAATGPAQDLGEELPLAPSSATGFYWVSCTRAEFAAQLPALQAMLHRQCGMALVDLHVSDLLNAQLPSNYDATSQYDLMVFQRLASAESGEAAPGAPPAGAQHGAPVLARIVTRPVGMVVFDHLLLTVHPEACPVRAHFVQRLLSEQPTDTRGGQARRTSSPADLMLRLVNHMVDSYLELRRELTRQLDHWQAALLEPKARISNWSAILDARLALHQLDEICEDQRAAIQEWIEALDAWPPEAMPHAQRERELLKVRSRDVLEHIERVVHHVRRLEQSAETAVQMHFSLQSNRANDIMRTLTTITAVFLPLNLIAAVFGMNFEFIPLVHKQDGFWWAMAGMVVVSLVLIAYFWRKRYLEHIDRDV, encoded by the coding sequence ATGCGCACGCTTCACATTGCCGCCACCGGCCCCGCCCAGGACCTGGGCGAGGAGCTGCCGCTGGCGCCTTCCTCTGCCACGGGCTTCTATTGGGTCTCGTGCACCCGCGCCGAGTTTGCCGCCCAGCTGCCGGCGCTGCAGGCCATGCTGCACAGGCAGTGCGGCATGGCGCTGGTCGACCTGCATGTCTCCGACCTGCTCAACGCGCAACTGCCGTCGAATTACGACGCGACTTCGCAATATGACCTGATGGTGTTCCAGCGCCTGGCCTCGGCGGAAAGCGGCGAGGCAGCGCCAGGCGCGCCACCGGCCGGTGCGCAGCATGGCGCGCCGGTGCTGGCGCGCATCGTGACGCGGCCCGTGGGCATGGTGGTGTTCGATCATCTGCTGCTGACCGTGCATCCCGAGGCCTGCCCGGTGCGCGCCCATTTCGTGCAGCGGCTGCTGTCGGAGCAGCCGACCGACACGCGTGGCGGCCAGGCCCGGCGCACCAGCAGCCCGGCCGACCTGATGCTGCGGCTGGTCAACCATATGGTGGACAGTTACCTGGAGCTGCGCCGCGAGCTCACGCGCCAGCTCGACCACTGGCAGGCGGCACTGCTCGAGCCCAAGGCGCGCATCTCCAACTGGAGCGCGATCCTCGATGCCCGGCTGGCGCTGCACCAGCTCGACGAGATCTGCGAAGACCAGCGCGCCGCGATCCAGGAATGGATCGAGGCGCTGGACGCCTGGCCCCCGGAAGCCATGCCCCACGCGCAGCGCGAGCGCGAGCTGCTCAAGGTGCGCTCGCGTGACGTGCTGGAACATATCGAGCGCGTGGTCCACCACGTGCGCCGCCTGGAGCAAAGCGCCGAAACCGCGGTGCAGATGCACTTCTCGCTGCAGAGCAACCGCGCCAACGACATCATGCGCACGCTGACCACGATCACCGCCGTGTTCCTTCCGCTGAACCTGATTGCCGCGGTGTTCGGCATGAACTTCGAGTTCATTCCGCTCGTGCACAAGCAGGACGGCTTCTGGTGGGCCATGGCCGGCATGGTCGTGGTGTCGCTGGTGCTGATCGCCTACTTCTGGCGCAAGCGGTACCTGGAGCACATCGACAGGGATGTTTGA
- a CDS encoding dienelactone hydrolase family protein: MGSFVNLTSADGFVAPAWVAVPDGPVRGAIVVLQEIFGVNAHIQAVADRFAARGYVAVAPSMFARVQPDVNLGYEGADMKRGQELKAATEALPAPGAMAEVEAAVAHAAAISAGKVGIVGFCWGGLVSWRAACTLPDLSAAVCYYGGGMTSPAEMGREALCPVLAHFARQDHWIPLDSVQAFDRDHPDVEVHLYDADHGFNCDQRGSYDEASALLARDRTLAFFDKYLA, translated from the coding sequence ATGGGAAGTTTCGTGAATTTGACCTCGGCTGACGGTTTTGTCGCACCTGCCTGGGTGGCTGTGCCGGACGGCCCGGTGCGCGGCGCCATCGTGGTGCTGCAGGAGATCTTCGGCGTCAACGCCCACATCCAGGCCGTGGCCGACCGCTTCGCGGCGCGCGGCTACGTTGCCGTGGCACCCTCGATGTTCGCGCGCGTGCAGCCCGACGTGAATCTGGGCTATGAAGGCGCCGACATGAAGCGCGGCCAGGAGCTCAAGGCCGCGACCGAGGCCCTGCCGGCACCCGGTGCCATGGCCGAAGTCGAGGCCGCCGTGGCGCACGCTGCGGCCATCAGCGCCGGCAAGGTCGGCATCGTCGGCTTCTGCTGGGGCGGCCTGGTGAGCTGGCGCGCCGCCTGCACGCTTCCCGACCTGTCCGCGGCCGTATGCTATTACGGCGGCGGCATGACCTCGCCCGCCGAAATGGGACGCGAGGCGCTGTGCCCGGTGCTGGCCCACTTCGCGCGCCAGGACCACTGGATCCCGCTCGACTCGGTCCAGGCCTTCGACCGTGACCACCCGGACGTCGAAGTGCATCTCTACGATGCCGACCATGGCTTCAACTGCGACCAGCGCGGTTCCTATGACGAAGCCAGTGCGCTGCTGGCGCGCGATCGGACGCTGGCATTTTTTGATAAGTACCTGGCTTGA
- a CDS encoding ABC-type transport auxiliary lipoprotein family protein, translated as MSASFPEIARRGALRAAASIACLWLAGCSVLPRPPAQPVRYDFGPVMPAAAAAAAAVPQVPRPAIALAEVEAPGLRDSETSVLYRLAYAESQVVRPYQLARWTLPPAQLVQQRLSSGLGRDRAVLLGGDGTAQPKVEGQTPAVLKVELEEFSHVFRSAQDSVGWVRLRATLVDRQAQGDVLLGQTTFVAQHPAASPDAASGVRALTQATDQVIAELQAWLSQLGH; from the coding sequence ATGTCCGCTTCTTTCCCCGAGATCGCACGCCGCGGCGCGCTGCGGGCCGCCGCCTCCATCGCCTGCCTGTGGCTGGCCGGCTGCTCGGTGCTGCCGCGTCCGCCGGCGCAGCCCGTGCGCTATGACTTTGGTCCCGTCATGCCTGCGGCGGCGGCTGCGGCGGCCGCCGTGCCCCAGGTGCCACGGCCCGCCATCGCGCTGGCCGAAGTCGAAGCCCCGGGCCTGCGCGACTCCGAGACCTCCGTGCTCTACCGCCTGGCCTATGCCGAATCGCAGGTGGTGCGTCCCTACCAGCTGGCGCGCTGGACGCTGCCGCCCGCACAGCTGGTGCAGCAGCGGCTGAGCAGCGGTCTGGGGCGTGATCGTGCGGTGCTGCTGGGCGGCGACGGCACCGCGCAGCCCAAGGTCGAGGGGCAGACGCCCGCAGTGCTCAAGGTCGAGCTCGAGGAATTCAGCCATGTGTTCCGCTCTGCGCAGGACAGCGTCGGCTGGGTGCGGCTGCGCGCCACGCTGGTGGACCGCCAGGCACAGGGCGACGTGCTGCTGGGCCAGACCACCTTCGTGGCCCAGCACCCCGCCGCCAGCCCGGACGCGGCCAGCGGCGTGCGCGCACTGACGCAAGCCACCGATCAGGTGATTGCCGAGTTGCAGGCATGGCTGAGCCAGCTGGGGCATTGA
- a CDS encoding MlaD family protein, whose protein sequence is MENKSHAMAAGIFVVLVAALLAGLALWLTRDRNQYTLYEMTTKDGIGGLQPQAAVRYKGVPVGKVMNIGFDPQANGNVLIRIAVDTATPISPNTFATMGYQGVTGLAHIQLDDATEPPPPQPPGQSGLPRLWLKSSPLSMLADQGPALLGRVDEVTRRVNDILGDENQRRFSEMLDNISGAAASVRDLSADVQHTLTQRVNPALADFPALTSDARKTLQSLDQAGQNAAAVAADLGETVQRINAPEGPLEQIAEGTQALVRAADSLGRTTLPHVSRAADDVSRAARQLGAAAGSFSDNPQSVIYGSGRAIPGPGEPGFAAPTTQP, encoded by the coding sequence ATGGAAAACAAGTCGCATGCCATGGCGGCCGGGATCTTCGTGGTGCTGGTGGCGGCGTTGCTGGCCGGGCTGGCGCTGTGGCTGACCCGGGACCGCAACCAGTACACCCTGTACGAGATGACCACCAAGGACGGCATCGGCGGCCTGCAGCCGCAGGCGGCCGTGCGCTACAAGGGCGTGCCCGTGGGCAAGGTCATGAACATCGGCTTCGACCCGCAAGCCAACGGCAATGTGCTGATCCGCATCGCCGTGGACACCGCAACCCCGATCTCGCCCAACACCTTCGCCACCATGGGCTACCAGGGCGTCACCGGCCTGGCGCACATACAGCTCGACGACGCCACCGAACCCCCGCCGCCGCAGCCGCCAGGCCAGAGCGGCCTGCCGCGGCTGTGGCTCAAGTCCTCGCCGCTGAGCATGCTGGCCGACCAGGGGCCGGCGCTGCTGGGGCGCGTCGACGAAGTCACGCGCCGGGTCAACGACATCCTGGGCGACGAGAACCAGCGGCGCTTCAGCGAGATGCTGGACAACATCTCGGGCGCGGCGGCCAGCGTGCGCGATCTGAGCGCCGACGTGCAGCACACGCTCACCCAACGCGTCAACCCGGCGCTGGCCGATTTCCCCGCGTTGACCTCCGATGCGCGCAAGACGCTGCAGTCGCTGGACCAGGCCGGCCAGAACGCCGCCGCGGTCGCGGCCGACCTGGGCGAGACGGTGCAGCGCATCAATGCTCCCGAAGGGCCGCTCGAGCAGATCGCCGAAGGCACGCAGGCGCTGGTGCGCGCCGCGGACAGCCTGGGCCGCACCACCTTGCCCCATGTGAGCCGCGCCGCCGACGACGTGTCGCGCGCCGCGCGCCAGCTCGGCGCTGCCGCCGGCAGCTTCAGCGACAACCCGCAATCGGTGATCTACGGCAGCGGCCGCGCGATTCCCGGCCCGGGCGAGCCCGGTTTTGCGGCCCCTACCACCCAGCCTTAG
- a CDS encoding ABC transporter ATP-binding protein, giving the protein MAATDRSVSSQNASQEAPVVRIEGLWSVFGQGEKEFAVHQDLELTVERGEMLSIVGGSGTGKTVLLRQMLGLLKPSKGTVEVLGRPAAEMGREGAASRVGMLFQHGALFSAFNVLDNIAFALREQGSLPDDLVYDAAMVKLQMVGLEPAHATRMPSDLSGGMIKRVALARALIMDPPLLLLDEPTAGLDPTSADEFCALLRELHASLGLTLIMVTHDLDTLFALSSRVAVLAEKRVLVTGTPREVAAHDHPFIETFFRGERGRRAMAPLSNGPEAAGET; this is encoded by the coding sequence ATGGCGGCTACCGATCGCTCCGTATCTTCCCAGAACGCTTCCCAGGAAGCGCCCGTGGTCCGCATCGAAGGCTTGTGGAGCGTGTTCGGGCAGGGCGAAAAGGAATTCGCCGTGCACCAGGACCTGGAGCTGACGGTCGAGCGCGGCGAGATGCTGTCGATCGTCGGCGGTTCGGGCACGGGCAAGACGGTGCTGCTGCGCCAGATGCTGGGGCTGCTCAAGCCCAGCAAGGGCACGGTCGAGGTGCTGGGCCGCCCGGCCGCGGAGATGGGGCGCGAGGGCGCGGCCAGCCGTGTCGGCATGCTGTTCCAGCATGGCGCGCTGTTCTCGGCCTTCAATGTGCTCGACAACATCGCCTTTGCGCTGCGCGAGCAGGGCAGCCTGCCCGACGACCTGGTGTACGACGCGGCCATGGTCAAGCTGCAGATGGTCGGGCTCGAGCCCGCGCATGCAACGCGCATGCCCTCGGACCTCTCGGGCGGCATGATCAAGCGCGTGGCGCTGGCGCGCGCGCTGATCATGGACCCGCCGCTGCTGCTGCTGGACGAGCCCACGGCCGGGCTCGATCCCACCAGCGCCGATGAATTCTGCGCGCTGCTGCGCGAGCTGCACGCGTCGCTGGGGCTGACGCTGATCATGGTCACCCATGATCTCGACACGCTGTTCGCGCTGTCCTCGCGCGTGGCGGTGCTGGCCGAGAAGAGGGTGCTGGTCACGGGCACGCCGCGCGAGGTCGCGGCCCATGACCATCCCTTCATTGAAACCTTTTTCCGGGGAGAGCGGGGCCGTCGTGCCATGGCGCCCCTGAGCAACGGCCCCGAGGCCGCGGGAGAAACCTGA
- a CDS encoding MlaE family ABC transporter permease yields the protein MLDPASASRAPTGRASAGRASAGRALLQGDWTAAGIADRAAWRRLQRELDAVDKDAVWDLANIGRLDYVGAQILWRHWGAKWPAEYALSDAQREILERVAELSQVEKPERERWHPLDQIDSFGVLVLAGCSHVKDLVELIGQLLLDFCRLLRRPQRGPWRDFSGHLYSMGATALPITALVGFLIGVVLAFLMALQLRQFGAESFIVNILGISLIRELGPLLAAILVAGRTGSAITAQIGVMRVNEELDAMQVMGISHGFRLVLPRALALALAMPLVAVWTTLAALAGGMLAADLTMGITPAYFAQALPSAVESANLWMAMGKSMVFGVLIALIGCHWGLRVEPNTQSLGKGTTASVVSAITMVIIVDAIFAIVFKDVGI from the coding sequence GTGCTTGATCCCGCTTCGGCGAGCCGCGCCCCAACCGGCCGCGCCTCAGCCGGCCGCGCCTCAGCCGGCCGCGCCCTGCTTCAGGGCGACTGGACTGCCGCGGGCATTGCCGACCGCGCAGCCTGGCGCCGGCTGCAGCGCGAGCTGGATGCGGTGGACAAGGACGCGGTCTGGGACCTGGCCAACATCGGCCGCCTCGATTACGTGGGCGCGCAGATCCTCTGGCGCCACTGGGGCGCCAAATGGCCGGCGGAATATGCGCTGAGCGACGCGCAGCGCGAGATCCTCGAGCGCGTCGCGGAACTGAGCCAGGTCGAGAAGCCCGAGCGCGAGCGCTGGCATCCACTGGACCAGATCGACAGCTTCGGGGTGCTGGTGCTGGCCGGCTGCAGCCATGTCAAGGACCTGGTGGAGCTGATCGGCCAGCTGCTGCTGGACTTCTGCCGCCTGCTGCGCCGGCCGCAGCGCGGGCCGTGGCGCGATTTCTCGGGCCATCTCTACAGCATGGGCGCGACGGCGCTGCCGATCACGGCGCTGGTGGGCTTCCTGATCGGCGTGGTGCTGGCCTTCCTGATGGCGCTGCAGCTGCGCCAGTTCGGCGCCGAATCCTTCATCGTCAACATCCTGGGCATCTCGCTGATCCGCGAGCTCGGGCCGCTGCTGGCGGCGATCCTGGTGGCGGGCCGCACCGGCTCGGCCATCACCGCGCAGATCGGGGTCATGCGCGTCAACGAGGAATTGGACGCGATGCAGGTCATGGGCATATCGCACGGCTTCAGGCTGGTGCTGCCGCGCGCGCTGGCGCTGGCGCTGGCCATGCCGCTGGTGGCGGTCTGGACCACGCTGGCGGCGCTGGCCGGCGGCATGCTGGCAGCCGATCTGACGATGGGCATCACGCCCGCCTATTTCGCCCAGGCGCTGCCCTCGGCCGTGGAGTCCGCCAACCTCTGGATGGCGATGGGCAAGTCGATGGTCTTCGGCGTGCTGATCGCGCTGATCGGCTGCCACTGGGGGCTGCGCGTCGAGCCCAACACCCAGAGCCTGGGCAAGGGCACGACGGCCTCGGTGGTTTCGGCGATCACCATGGTGATCATCGTCGACGCCATCTTTGCCATCGTCTTCAAGGATGTGGGGATTTAG